The following coding sequences lie in one Alloacidobacterium dinghuense genomic window:
- a CDS encoding zinc-dependent alcohol dehydrogenase family protein translates to MRLWRIPAFGIDKLELIEAPQPKPGAGEVLVKVRAVSLNYRDLMVTLGHYNPKMSLPRVPVSDGAGEVVAIGEGVTTVKTGQRVAAIFMQNWLDGAPTAQKQKRALGGDVDGMLSEYVVLHENGVVPVPDHLTWEEGATLPCAGVTAWNAVVNAGRVKAGDVVVIQGTGGVSIFALQFAKALGARVLGTSSSDEKLHRAEKFGLDAGVNYKHTSDWAKWVLDKTNGEGADLVVEVGGAGTFTPSLKAVRIGGTVAQIGVLSQTSEAVNVVPILHKQVHVQGIYVGSRAHFLEMNRAIEQMKLKPIVDEVFSFDQAPEALRRMESATHFGKLVIRVA, encoded by the coding sequence ATGAGACTGTGGCGAATTCCTGCATTTGGCATTGACAAGCTGGAACTTATCGAGGCGCCTCAACCTAAACCAGGAGCGGGCGAAGTGTTAGTGAAGGTACGGGCCGTTTCGTTGAATTATCGCGATCTGATGGTCACGCTCGGTCATTACAATCCCAAGATGTCTCTGCCGCGAGTTCCTGTGTCTGATGGCGCAGGAGAAGTTGTCGCAATTGGAGAAGGCGTAACCACGGTGAAAACGGGCCAACGTGTTGCCGCCATCTTTATGCAGAACTGGCTGGACGGCGCGCCGACAGCGCAAAAGCAAAAGCGTGCGCTCGGCGGCGATGTCGACGGCATGCTGTCTGAATATGTCGTGTTGCACGAGAACGGCGTCGTGCCTGTTCCCGATCACTTGACCTGGGAGGAGGGAGCGACGCTGCCGTGCGCTGGCGTGACCGCATGGAATGCGGTCGTGAATGCGGGCAGAGTCAAGGCCGGCGATGTAGTCGTGATCCAGGGCACCGGCGGCGTTTCTATTTTTGCTCTGCAATTTGCCAAGGCGCTCGGTGCGCGCGTGCTGGGAACATCAAGCAGCGATGAAAAGCTTCATCGCGCCGAAAAATTTGGCCTCGACGCAGGAGTGAATTATAAGCACACGTCCGATTGGGCCAAGTGGGTGCTCGACAAGACGAATGGCGAAGGGGCTGATTTAGTTGTTGAAGTCGGTGGAGCGGGGACATTCACACCATCGCTCAAAGCGGTTCGCATTGGCGGAACAGTGGCGCAAATCGGCGTGCTGAGCCAGACGAGCGAAGCAGTGAACGTTGTGCCGATCCTTCACAAGCAGGTTCATGTGCAAGGAATTTATGTAGGATCGCGCGCTCATTTTCTCGAAATGAATCGCGCTATCGAGCAAATGAAGCTGAAACCCATTGTGGATGAAGTATTTAGCTTCGATCAGGCGCCAGAGGCATTGCGCCGCATGGAGTCAGCGACGCATTTCGGTAAGCTGGTAATCCGCGTCGCCTGA
- a CDS encoding NAD(P)-dependent oxidoreductase, whose translation MRITFLCTGQMGSAIASLLIKSGHSLTVWNRTKSSLQPLLQQGATAASSPAEAAKASEIVFTMPMDDAALEEIVFGRDGLLEGLPENAVHVSLSTISVQLSQKLTVEHATRKQNFVAAPVFGRPNVAAEGKLWIVAAGKPDAVDRVKPLLESFSRGITVVGDKPYKAHALKIGGNFLITAMIASLSEGFVYAESQSIDPALYIEAVNAALFQSQFYAAYSKVMLHPPETPGATIAIGQKDTRLFRDAAAATNTQTPLADHFQDQLQRASEAGLRDRDWAAGYYQFVRSISHRRT comes from the coding sequence ATGCGAATCACATTTCTTTGCACAGGTCAGATGGGTTCGGCAATCGCAAGCCTTCTCATTAAGAGTGGACACTCCCTCACAGTCTGGAATCGAACAAAATCCAGTTTGCAGCCACTATTGCAACAAGGCGCAACGGCTGCATCCAGTCCTGCTGAAGCAGCAAAGGCAAGTGAAATCGTCTTCACCATGCCGATGGATGACGCGGCGCTGGAAGAGATCGTGTTTGGCCGTGACGGCCTGCTCGAAGGATTGCCGGAGAACGCAGTGCACGTCTCATTGAGCACGATCAGCGTGCAGCTTTCGCAGAAACTCACTGTAGAACATGCGACGCGAAAACAGAATTTCGTCGCAGCGCCTGTCTTCGGGCGACCCAATGTTGCTGCCGAGGGCAAACTCTGGATCGTGGCTGCAGGCAAACCGGATGCAGTGGATCGAGTGAAGCCGCTGCTTGAGTCGTTCAGCCGGGGTATCACGGTGGTTGGAGATAAGCCTTACAAGGCTCATGCGTTGAAGATTGGCGGCAACTTTCTGATCACCGCAATGATTGCCTCTCTCAGCGAGGGCTTTGTCTATGCTGAATCGCAGAGCATCGATCCGGCGCTTTACATTGAAGCGGTCAACGCCGCACTGTTTCAGTCTCAATTTTACGCGGCGTATTCCAAGGTGATGCTGCATCCACCTGAAACTCCCGGCGCAACGATTGCCATTGGACAGAAGGACACACGCCTCTTTCGTGACGCCGCGGCAGCGACGAATACGCAAACCCCGCTTGCAGATCACTTTCAGGATCAGCTGCAACGAGCGAGCGAGGCAGGCTTGCGCGACCGCGACTGGGCTGCTGGATATTACCAGTTTGTCCGCAGCATTTCTCACCGCAGGACGTAG
- a CDS encoding putative toxin-antitoxin system toxin component, PIN family, producing MRCVFDTNVFVSALLSPESKPRLAVDMAHVQGEILLSSETLRELYDVLSRQRFRRYIDAQDIPRLLAALTHEAQWIDNLSPISVCRDPKDNKFLSLAVTGRATHIITGDADLLVLHPFRGIPILTPSQFLEKC from the coding sequence TTGCGCTGCGTCTTCGATACAAACGTTTTTGTGAGCGCCTTGCTGTCCCCGGAATCAAAGCCGCGTCTTGCGGTGGACATGGCACACGTACAAGGGGAAATCCTTCTTTCCTCCGAAACGCTTCGAGAGTTGTATGACGTGCTAAGTCGCCAACGATTTCGCCGCTACATTGATGCGCAAGACATCCCGCGCCTTCTTGCAGCTTTGACCCATGAAGCGCAGTGGATTGATAATCTTTCACCGATATCGGTTTGCCGTGACCCGAAAGACAACAAATTTCTTTCGCTCGCAGTCACTGGCCGAGCAACTCATATCATCACTGGCGACGCAGACCTGCTTGTACTTCACCCTTTTCGCGGGATTCCAATTCTCACTCCCAGCCAGTTTTTGGAAAAGTGCTGA
- a CDS encoding OmpA family protein: MKQRALLFLLISALCSGALAQEANPTATQQWPQDQQKQYPQPEMRDGVPVYKVQVVGRDIPAVNYFHRSGSTKIAFQGTSLLPEAKGSAVVESRRGRLVINAKFEGLRPANSFGVEYLTYVLWAITPEGRPSNLGEILPQGSKNEIEVTTPLQAFGLIITAEPYYAVTMPSDVVVMQNFVLNDKTQGIIEQVNAHYSLLPRGAYTQTAGQHAVLNPITRNEAWPLELYEAINAVQIAEASGADKYASDTLATAKQSLQNAQDLEDHKSRQKELITYARAAVQTAEDARIMTIRKKRAEDEANTKQQAQDAQLAAAQAQAAADQQAAERARAEARAAEAEAQAAHAHQQTQQANDQTEQIRERLKAQLNQVLATRESARGLIVNMSDVLFDFNKYTLKPEAREKLAKVSGILLAYPGLTLQVEGYTDNIGSDEYNQKLSEERADVVRDYLVSQGVAQTGLTATGYGKNDPIADNSTNDGRAQNRRVQMVVSGSSIGVQEQPPSSPGNAALPATNNPPTAQNSGVSNPPEQQ; the protein is encoded by the coding sequence ATGAAACAGAGAGCGTTACTTTTTCTCCTCATTTCTGCGTTGTGCAGTGGAGCGTTAGCGCAAGAGGCGAATCCTACGGCAACTCAACAGTGGCCGCAGGACCAGCAGAAACAATACCCACAACCGGAAATGCGCGATGGGGTTCCGGTCTACAAAGTTCAGGTAGTAGGCCGCGATATACCCGCGGTGAATTATTTTCATCGCAGCGGGAGCACGAAGATCGCATTTCAGGGCACGAGCCTGTTGCCCGAAGCAAAAGGTTCTGCTGTGGTTGAGAGCCGTCGCGGACGACTCGTCATCAACGCGAAGTTTGAAGGCCTTCGTCCGGCAAACAGCTTCGGCGTTGAATATCTGACGTATGTCCTCTGGGCCATTACTCCGGAAGGGCGCCCAAGCAACCTCGGCGAGATTCTGCCGCAGGGATCGAAGAATGAGATTGAAGTAACGACTCCGCTGCAGGCGTTTGGCCTGATCATCACGGCAGAGCCCTACTATGCGGTCACCATGCCGAGCGACGTTGTCGTGATGCAGAACTTTGTTCTCAACGATAAAACCCAGGGCATTATTGAACAGGTAAATGCACATTACTCTCTGCTTCCGCGCGGAGCCTATACGCAGACCGCGGGCCAGCATGCGGTGCTGAATCCCATTACGCGCAATGAAGCGTGGCCGCTGGAACTTTATGAAGCGATCAATGCGGTGCAGATCGCCGAGGCGTCGGGCGCGGACAAATATGCTTCGGATACGCTTGCCACAGCCAAGCAAAGTCTGCAGAATGCACAGGATCTGGAGGATCACAAGAGCCGCCAGAAAGAGCTGATTACTTACGCGCGCGCCGCTGTGCAAACAGCGGAAGATGCTCGCATCATGACGATCCGCAAGAAACGGGCTGAAGATGAAGCTAATACGAAGCAGCAGGCCCAGGACGCGCAGTTAGCCGCGGCACAGGCGCAAGCGGCAGCGGACCAGCAGGCGGCAGAACGCGCACGCGCGGAAGCACGGGCCGCCGAAGCCGAAGCGCAGGCTGCCCACGCCCATCAACAGACCCAACAGGCAAACGATCAGACGGAGCAGATACGCGAACGCCTGAAGGCGCAGTTGAACCAGGTGCTGGCAACGCGTGAGTCGGCGCGCGGCCTCATCGTCAACATGTCTGACGTGCTATTCGACTTCAACAAGTACACGCTGAAACCTGAAGCGCGCGAGAAGCTCGCGAAAGTTTCCGGCATTCTGCTGGCGTATCCCGGCCTGACGTTGCAGGTGGAAGGCTACACCGATAACATCGGGTCCGACGAATACAACCAGAAGCTCTCAGAAGAGCGTGCCGATGTAGTACGCGACTACCTTGTAAGCCAGGGAGTTGCACAAACAGGGCTCACCGCGACGGGATACGGCAAAAACGATCCAATTGCGGATAATTCCACCAATGATGGTCGCGCGCAAAACCGCCGCGTTCAGATGGTGGTTTCCGGCAGCTCGATTGGCGTCCAGGAGCAGCCTCCCAGCTCGCCAGGCAATGCTGCTTTACCAGCAACGAACAATCCGCCGACAGCACAGAACAGCGGAGTTTCCAACCCTCCAGAACAACAATAA
- a CDS encoding response regulator, with protein sequence MTIRVLVADQHPVIRIGVENLLHTQAGIEVVGEAGDGDQAVSRTRELSPDILLLALNLPGLETMREIVNNSPETRTILLTNSISRQEIMKAVQLCASGLVLKDALIDNLTAAIRAVFAGKCWIGDHRASSLADALPAAVKEEPPPAKKNNGLTPREMEVVRCVVKGSSNRDIATHFQLSEETVKRHLSNIFEKTGVSTRLELALFAIEHQLVASDS encoded by the coding sequence ATGACTATTCGTGTACTGGTTGCTGATCAGCATCCAGTCATTCGCATCGGCGTTGAAAACCTTCTGCATACACAAGCAGGAATCGAAGTTGTCGGAGAGGCAGGGGACGGCGACCAGGCGGTCTCCCGGACGCGCGAACTCTCTCCTGACATTTTGCTGCTCGCGCTCAATCTGCCTGGCCTTGAGACAATGCGCGAGATTGTGAACAACTCACCGGAAACCCGGACGATCCTGCTGACGAATTCAATTTCAAGGCAGGAAATTATGAAGGCGGTGCAACTTTGCGCCTCCGGCCTGGTGCTGAAAGATGCGCTGATAGACAACCTCACGGCTGCGATTCGCGCTGTGTTTGCGGGCAAGTGCTGGATCGGTGACCATCGCGCATCGAGCCTGGCGGACGCGTTGCCGGCTGCGGTAAAAGAAGAACCTCCACCGGCGAAAAAGAATAATGGATTGACGCCTCGTGAAATGGAGGTTGTACGTTGCGTTGTGAAGGGCTCCAGCAATCGCGATATCGCAACACATTTCCAACTCAGTGAAGAGACAGTGAAGAGGCACCTCTCAAATATTTTCGAAAAGACCGGCGTCTCCACGAGATTGGAGCTAGCCCTGTTTGCGATCGAGCACCAATTGGTTGCCTCTGACTCTTAA